From Candidatus Limnocylindrales bacterium, the proteins below share one genomic window:
- a CDS encoding hydantoinase/oxoprolinase family protein — translation MKIGVDIGGTFTDFVFVEKGKIFTAKLLSTPAHPEQAVLAGLKTIEEIEELSLQREGLFQDSVLIHGSTVATNALLEKKGARTALITTRGFEDILEIGRQNRPRIYDIFVERPKPLVPASLRFGISERVNSEGEVISPLNLQELPEIIRQLKANQIESVSVCLLFSFLYPAHEQSILEALRQEGFFVSASHQILPEFREYERMSTTTVNAYVSPLMHRYLSGLETKIPCREFKIMQSNGGTISSQMAKEISVHTVFSGPAGGVVGAKYMADLAGYSHIITFDMGGTSTDVSLCPGELKITSEASISGYPIRVPVLAIHSVGAGGGSLAYFDEGGALRVGPESAGADPGPVCYGKGDQITVTDANLLLGKLDPDYFLGGKMKLDLEKTREVFSKMARANRMDQITLAQGILAVANSNMERAIKVISVEKGYDPRDFVLVSFGGAGSLHACDLARDLAIPKVLVPLNPGVLSALGMVLADVVKDYSRTVMMDSETALGGGLEAPFDQLARQAIADLARDGIPQKDILLEKFLDMRYVGQSYEISIPISRETEKDYVKKFHSYHEILYGHCNPAEKMEIVNIRIRARYITEKPQIPSRNLSDPDPSPALLKKKEVYFQAPGETRGCIPLLTSFYHRDQLNPGNQIQGPAIILEAHATTVIPPDCRGEVDRYGNLLINIGVR, via the coding sequence ATGAAAATCGGTGTTGATATTGGGGGGACCTTTACAGATTTTGTTTTTGTAGAAAAAGGGAAGATTTTCACGGCTAAACTTCTTTCAACACCTGCCCATCCAGAACAGGCCGTATTGGCGGGGCTCAAGACTATCGAAGAAATCGAGGAACTCTCTTTACAAAGGGAGGGCCTGTTTCAGGATTCTGTGCTTATTCATGGCTCCACCGTTGCGACCAATGCGCTTCTGGAAAAAAAAGGAGCCCGGACGGCCCTCATTACAACCCGAGGATTTGAAGACATTCTGGAGATCGGGAGACAAAATCGTCCACGAATCTATGATATTTTTGTGGAAAGACCCAAGCCTTTAGTGCCTGCTTCTCTACGATTTGGGATTTCCGAACGGGTCAATAGCGAAGGAGAGGTCATTTCGCCCCTCAATCTTCAGGAACTTCCTGAAATTATTCGGCAATTGAAGGCCAACCAGATCGAATCGGTTTCGGTATGTTTGCTTTTTTCGTTCCTCTATCCTGCCCATGAACAAAGCATTCTAGAGGCGTTAAGACAGGAGGGGTTTTTTGTCTCGGCCTCTCATCAAATTCTTCCAGAGTTCCGAGAGTATGAGCGGATGAGTACCACTACGGTTAATGCCTATGTTTCTCCTCTGATGCATCGTTACTTATCCGGTTTAGAAACAAAAATTCCCTGCCGGGAATTTAAAATTATGCAATCCAACGGCGGAACCATTTCCTCTCAAATGGCCAAAGAAATCTCGGTGCACACCGTGTTTTCTGGACCGGCCGGAGGGGTGGTAGGTGCAAAATATATGGCCGATCTGGCCGGGTATTCCCATATTATCACCTTTGATATGGGTGGAACCTCTACTGACGTCTCCCTTTGCCCTGGAGAATTAAAGATTACTTCTGAAGCTTCCATCTCCGGATACCCTATCCGGGTTCCGGTCCTTGCCATCCATTCGGTGGGAGCCGGAGGAGGTTCTCTGGCCTACTTCGATGAAGGGGGGGCTTTGCGGGTTGGACCCGAAAGCGCCGGGGCCGATCCGGGTCCAGTTTGTTATGGCAAAGGGGATCAAATCACGGTGACCGATGCCAACCTCCTGTTGGGAAAATTGGATCCTGATTATTTCCTGGGGGGAAAAATGAAATTGGATTTAGAAAAGACCCGGGAGGTTTTTTCAAAAATGGCCCGGGCTAACCGGATGGACCAAATTACCCTGGCCCAAGGTATCTTAGCCGTAGCCAATTCCAATATGGAAAGGGCCATCAAGGTCATCTCTGTAGAAAAGGGTTATGATCCTCGGGATTTTGTCCTGGTTTCCTTTGGAGGAGCCGGCTCTCTCCATGCCTGTGATCTGGCCAGAGATCTTGCCATCCCTAAAGTTCTGGTCCCTCTTAATCCAGGGGTTCTTTCAGCCCTGGGTATGGTCCTTGCGGATGTTGTTAAAGACTATTCACGAACCGTTATGATGGATAGCGAAACGGCTCTGGGGGGAGGACTGGAAGCGCCCTTTGATCAACTGGCCCGTCAAGCAATAGCGGATTTAGCCCGGGATGGGATTCCTCAAAAGGATATTCTGCTGGAAAAATTTTTGGATATGCGCTACGTGGGTCAATCCTATGAAATTTCCATTCCCATCTCCCGGGAAACGGAGAAAGATTACGTGAAAAAATTCCATAGTTACCACGAAATCCTCTACGGCCACTGCAATCCGGCCGAAAAAATGGAAATTGTCAATATCCGCATCCGCGCCCGCTATATTACCGAAAAACCGCAAATCCCATCCAGAAATCTTTCAGACCCGGATCCTTCCCCGGCCTTACTAAAGAAAAAGGAAGTTTATTTCCAAGCTCCAGGAGAAACCCGAGGTTGTATACCCTTACTTACCTCTTTTTATCATAGAGACCAGTTAAATCCGGGAAATCAAATCCAGGGACCGGCTATTATCCTGGAAGCCCATGCTACCACGGTTATCCCTCCAGATTGTA
- a CDS encoding HAD-IA family hydrolase has product MKSYKAVLFDAGNTLLYTSPSVAEIYHIVAKEYGCSASIEDVREAAKKVYKEFDAAFLQANSEYRHSDEEDRRRWALLIKSTFQQVGFDRCLDEITEKLLETFRNPAIWRLFPEVMEVLQRLKSEGYKLGIVSNWSSALLDLCTALELEPHLDITLVSAVVGWEKPSPFIFQKALSLLEVSPEEAIHIGDSYHHDILGAQSVGIRAVLIDRLGTSNHSCPRIKDLRELYSLLT; this is encoded by the coding sequence ATGAAGTCTTATAAGGCAGTACTTTTCGATGCCGGAAATACACTTCTGTATACCTCTCCGTCGGTAGCCGAAATTTATCATATCGTGGCTAAGGAATATGGTTGTTCGGCCTCTATAGAAGACGTTCGAGAAGCGGCTAAAAAAGTTTATAAGGAATTCGATGCAGCATTTCTTCAGGCGAATTCAGAGTATCGACACTCAGACGAAGAAGACCGGCGGCGATGGGCCTTGCTGATCAAATCCACTTTTCAGCAGGTAGGATTCGACCGGTGCTTGGATGAGATTACGGAAAAACTGCTGGAGACCTTTAGAAACCCTGCCATCTGGCGGCTTTTTCCGGAGGTTATGGAAGTTTTACAGCGATTAAAATCAGAAGGGTATAAACTGGGTATTGTCTCTAACTGGAGCTCTGCGCTGTTGGACCTGTGTACAGCCCTGGAACTGGAGCCTCATCTGGATATCACCCTGGTATCGGCAGTTGTCGGCTGGGAAAAACCCAGCCCCTTCATTTTTCAAAAGGCACTCTCTTTATTAGAGGTTTCTCCAGAAGAGGCTATTCATATAGGAGATTCTTACCATCATGATATTCTTGGAGCTCAAAGCGTAGGTATAAGGGCCGTTCTCATTGATCGCCTGGGTACCAGTAATCATTCCTGTCCACGTATTAAAGATCTTCGGGAGCTTTATTCGCTATTAACATAA
- a CDS encoding site-2 protease family protein, giving the protein MRERDLDLNSDGFLESARESPFPVTLEAAQKGPRPWINVLLFILTVFTTTAAHGFFYSIPLLAILLSHEFGHYFLARKHGIKATLPYFIPAPPYLPDGTPLFFLGTFGALIKIRSPFYDRRALFDVGVAGPLAGAVVAIPVTLIGLYLSKIEPVPAHTSGFISLGSSLLFSLLGKLALGDLPQGYDIFLHPMALAGWVGLLVTSLNLIPVGQLDGGHIIYAMFGREKHKKLPKVIIPILTLLGILGLNGMILKIWGVEESPMLSFLETVGWPGWFLWVLILLLMVRLGHPAPVNPYTPLDRKRKILGWISLILFILTFTPSPITI; this is encoded by the coding sequence ATGAGAGAAAGAGACTTAGACCTGAATTCAGATGGATTTTTAGAATCGGCGCGAGAAAGTCCTTTTCCTGTTACCCTGGAAGCTGCCCAAAAAGGGCCCAGGCCATGGATCAACGTGCTCTTATTTATTCTGACCGTATTCACCACTACAGCAGCCCATGGTTTTTTTTACTCGATTCCCCTGCTGGCTATTTTATTAAGTCATGAATTCGGTCATTATTTTCTGGCGAGAAAACATGGGATCAAGGCCACGCTCCCTTACTTTATTCCAGCACCTCCCTATCTTCCAGACGGAACCCCCCTTTTTTTCTTAGGAACTTTCGGGGCTTTAATTAAAATCCGTTCCCCCTTTTATGATCGACGGGCTCTTTTCGATGTAGGCGTAGCCGGACCCTTAGCCGGAGCAGTGGTGGCTATTCCGGTTACCCTGATCGGACTCTATTTATCTAAAATTGAGCCAGTTCCGGCTCATACTTCCGGTTTCATCAGCTTAGGTTCTTCCCTCTTATTTTCTCTTCTAGGTAAATTAGCCCTGGGGGATCTGCCCCAAGGTTATGATATTTTCCTCCATCCTATGGCTCTTGCTGGATGGGTCGGCCTTCTGGTTACTTCGCTCAATCTCATTCCCGTAGGACAACTCGACGGTGGCCATATCATTTATGCCATGTTCGGAAGAGAAAAGCATAAAAAACTACCTAAAGTGATTATCCCGATCCTGACCCTGTTAGGAATTCTTGGATTAAACGGTATGATCTTGAAGATATGGGGTGTGGAGGAATCTCCCATGCTCTCCTTCTTAGAAACTGTAGGCTGGCCGGGCTGGTTCTTATGGGTTCTTATCCTCCTCTTGATGGTTCGACTCGGGCATCCGGCCCCTGTTAACCCCTACACACCTTTAGATCGAAAGAGAAAAATCCTGGGATGGATCTCCTTAATTCTTTTTATCTTAACTTTCACTCCTTCTCCTATTACTATCTAG
- the lpxA gene encoding acyl-ACP--UDP-N-acetylglucosamine O-acyltransferase, whose product MVIHPTAIIDPKAEIGADVFIGPYVIIEGNVKIGRGTKIYARAHILGATEIGEDCQIHMGAIIGHEPQDLGFKDQESLLKIGHRNIFRENVTVHRGTQKGSMTYIGHDNYFMGGVHIAHNCTIGNKVILCNNALVAGYVQIEDQAFISGGVVIHQFTRIGKLAMISGWSALSKDVPPFLIAQGRNCVKAINVVGLRRAGYALSVRREIQRAFKTLFRSGLNIHQALSMLEAQELSPEVRYMIEFIKSSKRGICRGNPRRQTRISAEMEEDE is encoded by the coding sequence ATGGTTATTCATCCTACAGCCATCATAGATCCTAAAGCTGAAATTGGAGCCGATGTATTTATAGGCCCTTACGTCATTATTGAAGGAAATGTTAAAATCGGTAGAGGAACAAAAATTTATGCACGAGCCCATATTCTGGGGGCAACGGAGATTGGGGAAGATTGCCAGATTCATATGGGAGCTATTATTGGCCATGAGCCCCAAGATCTGGGATTTAAAGATCAGGAAAGTCTTCTAAAGATCGGTCATCGGAATATTTTTCGGGAAAATGTAACCGTTCACCGGGGGACTCAGAAAGGATCCATGACCTATATCGGCCATGATAATTATTTCATGGGAGGGGTTCATATTGCCCATAATTGTACCATTGGAAACAAGGTAATCTTATGTAACAATGCTCTGGTAGCCGGTTATGTCCAGATTGAAGACCAGGCCTTTATCTCCGGGGGGGTGGTTATCCATCAATTTACCCGGATTGGAAAACTTGCCATGATAAGTGGCTGGTCTGCTCTGTCCAAGGATGTCCCCCCTTTTCTCATTGCCCAGGGAAGGAATTGCGTTAAGGCGATTAATGTCGTTGGATTGAGACGGGCCGGATATGCTCTTTCTGTACGAAGGGAGATCCAGCGGGCTTTTAAAACCCTCTTCAGATCCGGTTTAAATATCCACCAGGCCCTCTCGATGTTGGAAGCTCAAGAATTATCCCCCGAGGTTCGTTACATGATAGAGTTTATCAAAAGTAGTAAACGTGGGATCTGTAGGGGAAACCCCCGCAGGCAGACCAGGATTTCCGCGGAAATGGAAGAAGATGAATGA
- a CDS encoding low molecular weight protein arginine phosphatase, translating to MKTILFVCTGNICRSPMAEGLLKKKLIEEGITNVRVISAGTWAYPNTTSTPEAIQAALEKGVDISGHRARPLSREIIQEASLILTMNEDHKWEVVRLVPEALEKTFVLTEFSNNTLKKGGVQDPYGGLLEDYRRCLWEIEEELPSVLNWARQYA from the coding sequence ATGAAAACGATCCTGTTTGTCTGTACCGGAAATATCTGTCGAAGTCCTATGGCAGAAGGTCTTCTGAAGAAAAAGTTAATTGAAGAGGGTATCACCAACGTTCGCGTTATCTCTGCGGGAACCTGGGCTTATCCCAATACAACCAGTACACCGGAAGCTATTCAGGCAGCTCTGGAGAAAGGGGTAGACATCTCCGGTCATAGAGCCCGACCTCTTTCCAGGGAGATTATCCAGGAAGCCAGTCTTATTTTAACCATGAATGAAGACCATAAATGGGAGGTGGTTCGATTAGTTCCTGAAGCCCTTGAGAAGACCTTTGTTTTAACCGAATTTTCCAACAATACCCTGAAAAAAGGAGGGGTCCAGGACCCCTATGGGGGTCTTTTGGAGGATTATCGAAGATGTCTTTGGGAGATTGAAGAAGAACTTCCCTCGGTTTTGAATTGGGCCCGTCAGTATGCTTGA
- a CDS encoding AsmA family protein has translation MSKRAKVILLLFISLGVLFILISTLAALLIDLNKYRPLVVTKIEETLHRKAYIGQIKHTLWTGLGAEINQVTILDKDESRPFIHADQVVARVRWIPLLYKKIEVSTLVLKNPHIFLERAESGVWNFEDILPVTPTTAFEKSDGKEMGEKRNPKIQGDTETRRPGDSFIFSPQVVFAASQAPSHQGSRTTNGGQELPPFSIDLFRIVNGTVMIQDFKVNKETTFSHINLEAQDIAPDSRVPFTLTTSVNGEKPSTGGTTKSTPATIHASGTIGPLPRKGHWKDMEFALKARLEEVDLSRFAPYYKRHIGAELIDGAVGGEIKLTGKLGAYINSEGTLKVTDFLWKDPEIFTSPLKGVNAAVDGALSINLREGDLKVVHSNVTTAAIMMDISGEVENVKTKPQINLSIKLENLDWNKLFALFPPEARPTLLRTDGHPPLHLEGIASIALQPQGSLQDLTLTGTIDLKESQIQYKNIFSKPRGVPGQIVFEGHFGGDTLTLSNLAVNINDVQMVVAGTVGDLKTGEPAVDLKITSQSFLPEKLMELFPRTAGIDSKSASKASSSPDRVEGIKISGPGNLTISLKGKLKDLLAEGSVNFDQSELRYKSLLHKAPDVPANLAFSSKRREDEFNLENLTLRLGPLVLNATGSVTGIGSKSDSLSPSIHLEVVTNKFKLDELQQQLTPASTSLLPTDVTLTGPTELKLQVEGPVNKLQVMTDLDLTDNGIRYKDLFSKPAKIKSDLKVEAGLDAGQFNIDNITFSLEDMVLKATGTIGSPGNPDLNLQIDSNTFEVATLLKAIPVASGFLPEEVILSGKTSFSIKPKGKPENLTLVGNINLDKGYLQYGQVFQKQVGVPGNLDFNVEIKKDDRTGLSSLNLSNSSLHLGNLALRIDGSIENLQNPKLNLDLSTNPFDLVEFQNKLLPTVSLADLILTGPGQLQVHVEGSPQALEIKSGVDLTKNQIRYKDFFVKPEGVKSDLALEAGLSKGDVTLKNLTLLLEDLQLRVKGIIARTYNGASPQREPQLNLDIVTDEFDIQKLLQKLPRVKSSLPKGLDLTGPTRLQVKTAGPPSNLRLTGSVNLDKGEASYGILFKKASGIPGRLEFDVIAKKERFEIEALRLNINDLILDIKGFITGFNPTGVKSYASSLWDLHLRSNAFAFNPWILQSETPDDQGKIDLDVSLKGKWEDIAEGRGINGTINFKKVRLALPNLPKSIENLSASAVLAGREITVKDLTGQLGSSVFTGNLNIRDLNAPKVQFDLHASKLNLDEWMEGKDLEKKASWKKNPETWEYRDSERGELPIFFVAATPFADQAPEPIQLVQDSKPSRSRKPAPGEETPLPKMKEEKPTGSRTPQPVQKIPGSGSLEDLLRKIQAQGTITVDQGTAKEFDFSRLTTQAQMTDQVIRLNNLVFNFYDGTHQGAAVIDLNTTPAVYEVTTRLTQVNARKLFAEKTSLKHVIYGLLFVNMKLQGKGFDTQVLSRTLTGSGDLEIRNGKFTAFSIFHELAPLFEWIGQIGKAKEFLALSEQFKKAPPDTEFSLFKGHFNIRDGQAGTGDLMIQVRDPTQNLNMDLEITGNLGLNNTALDLTGRISFFKDFKYYPELVKYFPERDGKVTIPFPIPIEGTLFEPEFNLAGIQNSVVKFAANIALQKGIQLGLDKIFKKKEKNTEQDVASQTSSEQQPSPEPQPPLESQEKLPAQKKPEEVLEDISKGILDQIFKKRR, from the coding sequence ATGAGTAAAAGAGCCAAAGTGATCCTCCTCCTTTTTATTTCCCTGGGGGTCCTTTTTATCCTTATCTCGACGCTGGCAGCTCTATTAATCGATCTGAATAAATATCGACCCCTGGTGGTTACAAAGATCGAGGAGACTTTACACCGAAAAGCTTATATCGGCCAAATTAAACATACCCTCTGGACCGGCTTAGGGGCTGAGATTAACCAAGTTACCATTCTGGATAAGGATGAATCCCGTCCTTTCATCCATGCCGATCAGGTCGTTGCCCGGGTCCGATGGATTCCGCTGTTGTATAAGAAAATAGAAGTTTCAACTTTAGTGCTTAAAAATCCCCATATTTTTTTGGAACGTGCCGAGAGTGGGGTCTGGAATTTTGAAGATATTTTACCTGTAACTCCCACAACAGCCTTTGAGAAATCAGATGGTAAGGAGATGGGAGAAAAAAGAAACCCAAAGATTCAGGGAGATACGGAGACTCGAAGACCTGGGGATTCTTTTATCTTCTCACCTCAGGTCGTCTTTGCAGCCTCACAGGCCCCTTCCCATCAAGGATCACGAACAACAAACGGTGGACAGGAACTGCCTCCTTTTTCTATCGATCTATTCAGAATTGTTAATGGAACGGTTATGATCCAGGATTTTAAGGTGAATAAAGAAACGACTTTCTCCCATATCAACCTGGAAGCTCAAGACATTGCCCCTGACTCCCGGGTTCCCTTTACATTGACCACATCTGTTAATGGAGAAAAACCTTCCACCGGAGGAACTACCAAATCTACTCCTGCCACCATCCATGCCTCCGGGACGATTGGTCCACTTCCTCGAAAGGGTCATTGGAAGGATATGGAATTTGCCCTAAAAGCCAGACTGGAAGAGGTCGATCTATCTCGCTTTGCCCCCTATTACAAAAGGCATATTGGTGCAGAACTCATTGATGGTGCAGTGGGAGGAGAAATTAAACTTACGGGTAAGTTAGGGGCTTATATCAACTCCGAGGGGACACTCAAAGTTACGGACTTTTTATGGAAAGACCCGGAAATCTTTACTTCTCCGTTAAAGGGAGTGAACGCAGCCGTTGATGGGGCCCTGTCGATAAACCTTCGGGAAGGAGATTTAAAGGTTGTTCATTCCAATGTCACAACTGCAGCCATCATGATGGATATATCCGGTGAGGTTGAGAATGTAAAGACAAAACCGCAAATAAACCTGTCTATTAAACTCGAAAATCTGGACTGGAATAAACTCTTTGCGCTCTTTCCCCCCGAAGCACGTCCTACCTTATTAAGAACCGATGGCCATCCTCCGCTTCACCTGGAGGGGATCGCAAGTATTGCCCTTCAACCCCAAGGCTCTCTCCAGGATCTTACCTTGACAGGGACTATTGACCTCAAGGAAAGTCAGATCCAATACAAGAATATCTTTTCTAAACCCCGAGGAGTGCCGGGGCAGATCGTCTTTGAAGGTCACTTTGGAGGAGATACTTTAACCCTTTCCAATCTGGCGGTGAATATCAACGACGTGCAAATGGTCGTGGCAGGAACCGTAGGAGATTTAAAAACCGGTGAGCCCGCTGTAGATTTGAAAATAACCTCCCAGTCCTTTTTACCCGAGAAACTTATGGAACTCTTCCCCCGTACGGCAGGGATTGATTCTAAATCTGCTTCTAAAGCCTCCTCAAGTCCGGATCGTGTAGAGGGAATAAAAATCTCAGGGCCCGGGAATTTGACGATCTCCCTTAAAGGAAAGCTCAAAGACTTACTGGCCGAGGGTTCGGTTAACTTTGACCAGAGCGAACTGAGATATAAGTCTCTCCTTCATAAAGCTCCTGACGTCCCCGCGAATTTAGCATTTAGTTCAAAGCGTAGAGAAGATGAGTTCAACCTGGAGAATCTGACCCTTCGGTTAGGTCCTTTGGTACTCAACGCTACCGGTTCGGTTACGGGAATCGGTTCAAAATCTGATTCCCTATCTCCCTCCATTCATCTGGAGGTAGTAACCAATAAATTTAAACTCGATGAACTCCAACAACAACTGACACCGGCCAGTACGTCTTTGCTTCCCACCGATGTAACTTTGACGGGTCCGACGGAGTTGAAACTCCAGGTGGAAGGTCCCGTAAATAAACTCCAGGTAATGACAGATCTGGACTTGACCGATAACGGGATTCGTTACAAAGATCTCTTCTCGAAGCCTGCTAAAATAAAATCAGATCTGAAGGTTGAAGCAGGATTAGACGCAGGCCAATTCAATATCGACAATATCACCTTCTCCCTGGAAGACATGGTTTTGAAAGCTACCGGAACTATCGGAAGTCCTGGGAACCCGGACTTAAATTTACAAATCGATAGTAATACCTTTGAGGTTGCTACCCTTTTAAAAGCCATTCCCGTAGCTTCTGGCTTCTTGCCTGAGGAAGTCATTTTGTCGGGTAAGACCAGCTTTAGTATAAAACCTAAAGGGAAACCGGAAAATTTGACCCTGGTCGGAAATATCAATCTGGATAAAGGCTATCTTCAGTATGGTCAGGTTTTCCAAAAACAGGTGGGAGTCCCGGGTAATCTGGATTTTAATGTAGAGATCAAAAAGGATGACCGTACTGGGCTTTCTTCACTGAACCTTTCCAACTCTTCCCTTCATTTGGGGAACTTAGCCCTACGTATAGATGGTTCCATTGAAAATCTCCAAAATCCAAAACTTAACCTGGACCTCAGTACAAACCCCTTTGACCTGGTGGAATTTCAAAATAAGTTGCTTCCCACCGTGTCCCTGGCCGATCTAATTTTAACAGGCCCCGGCCAGCTCCAGGTGCATGTGGAGGGGTCTCCCCAGGCCCTGGAAATAAAAAGCGGCGTAGATTTAACAAAAAACCAGATCCGTTATAAGGATTTTTTTGTAAAACCGGAAGGGGTTAAATCAGATCTGGCTTTAGAAGCCGGCCTGAGTAAAGGAGATGTGACCCTTAAAAACTTGACCCTTCTGTTGGAGGATCTCCAGTTGAGGGTTAAAGGAATCATAGCAAGAACCTATAACGGAGCTTCACCCCAACGCGAACCTCAGCTTAATTTAGATATTGTAACCGATGAGTTCGATATACAAAAACTTTTGCAGAAATTACCCCGGGTCAAATCCTCTTTACCTAAAGGTCTTGATTTAACAGGTCCGACCAGACTCCAGGTTAAAACCGCAGGTCCTCCCTCTAATCTTCGTCTAACAGGTTCCGTCAATTTAGACAAAGGAGAAGCCAGCTATGGGATCCTGTTTAAAAAAGCCAGCGGCATTCCCGGGCGATTGGAGTTTGATGTCATCGCCAAAAAGGAACGATTTGAAATAGAAGCCCTTAGGCTCAACATTAATGATTTGATTCTGGATATAAAAGGCTTTATAACCGGTTTTAACCCAACTGGAGTGAAGTCTTATGCTTCGTCGTTATGGGATCTTCACCTGCGATCCAATGCCTTTGCTTTTAACCCCTGGATTCTCCAGTCTGAGACTCCCGATGATCAGGGAAAAATCGACCTGGACGTGAGCCTGAAGGGGAAATGGGAAGATATTGCAGAAGGTCGGGGAATTAACGGGACCATTAATTTTAAAAAGGTCCGGCTGGCCCTTCCCAATTTACCCAAATCCATCGAAAATCTTTCGGCTTCTGCCGTCTTAGCAGGAAGAGAAATAACCGTAAAAGATTTAACAGGCCAGTTGGGAAGCTCTGTTTTTACAGGTAATCTAAATATCAGGGATCTGAACGCTCCTAAGGTTCAATTTGATCTCCATGCTTCTAAACTGAATCTGGATGAATGGATGGAAGGAAAAGATCTGGAAAAGAAAGCCTCCTGGAAGAAGAATCCGGAAACCTGGGAGTATAGAGACTCTGAAAGGGGTGAATTACCCATTTTTTTTGTTGCTGCTACCCCATTTGCAGACCAGGCCCCGGAACCGATTCAGCTTGTCCAAGACTCTAAACCCTCCAGGTCCCGTAAACCTGCCCCTGGAGAAGAAACTCCCCTTCCTAAGATGAAGGAAGAAAAACCCACCGGGTCCCGAACTCCTCAGCCTGTGCAGAAAATTCCAGGGTCCGGGTCCCTGGAAGACTTACTCAGGAAAATACAGGCCCAAGGAACGATTACTGTAGACCAGGGGACAGCCAAAGAATTCGATTTCTCCCGACTGACTACCCAGGCTCAGATGACCGACCAAGTCATTCGCTTGAATAACCTGGTCTTCAATTTTTATGACGGAACCCATCAGGGAGCTGCGGTAATAGATTTAAACACTACCCCAGCGGTTTACGAAGTTACTACCCGGCTGACCCAAGTTAATGCCCGTAAACTTTTTGCCGAAAAAACCTCCTTGAAACACGTCATCTACGGATTGCTTTTTGTTAACATGAAGTTGCAGGGAAAAGGATTCGACACCCAGGTACTGAGTAGAACCCTTACAGGAAGTGGCGATCTGGAGATACGAAATGGAAAATTCACGGCTTTTAGTATCTTTCACGAGCTGGCTCCACTCTTTGAGTGGATAGGTCAGATTGGAAAGGCTAAGGAATTCCTGGCCTTGAGTGAGCAATTTAAGAAAGCTCCTCCGGATACAGAATTTTCCCTGTTTAAAGGTCACTTTAACATTCGGGATGGACAGGCCGGTACCGGGGATCTGATGATCCAGGTAAGAGATCCCACCCAAAATCTTAACATGGATTTAGAGATTACAGGAAATCTGGGTTTGAATAATACGGCCCTGGATTTGACGGGCCGGATCAGTTTTTTCAAGGATTTTAAATACTATCCAGAATTAGTTAAATATTTTCCGGAACGTGATGGAAAAGTAACGATTCCTTTCCCTATTCCTATTGAAGGAACACTTTTTGAGCCGGAATTTAATCTGGCCGGTATTCAAAACAGTGTAGTTAAATTTGCAGCAAATATAGCCCTTCAGAAAGGAATCCAATTGGGATTGGATAAAATTTTTAAAAAGAAAGAAAAAAACACGGAACAGGATGTAGCGTCGCAGACCTCCTCAGAGCAGCAGCCTTCTCCGGAACCACAACCTCCTTTGGAATCCCAGGAGAAACTGCCTGCTCAGAAAAAACCTGAGGAGGTACTGGAAGATATTTCTAAAGGTATATTGGATCAAATTTTCAAAAAGAGAAGATAA